One Elephas maximus indicus isolate mEleMax1 chromosome 18, mEleMax1 primary haplotype, whole genome shotgun sequence genomic region harbors:
- the LOC126061768 gene encoding keratin-associated protein 11-1, with the protein MSYNCSTRNCSSRPIGGRCTVPAATVSVAKPCDPDCLSGIYLPSSFQTGSWLLDHCQETCCEPTVCQPTCYQQASCVSVPSQVTCSRQTTCVSNPCSTPCSQPVTFVSSACKPLGGISRVCQPVGCISTVCQPVGGVSTVCQPACGVSRTYQRSFVSSCRRTC; encoded by the coding sequence ATGTCCTACAACTGCTCTACAAGGAACTGCTCTTCCAGGCCAATCGGAGGACGCTGCACGGTGCCAGCGGCCACCGTTTCCGTAGCTAAGCCCTGCGATCCTGACTGCCTGAGTGGCATCTATTTGCCCAGTTCCTTCCAAACTGGGTCCTGGCTCCTAGACCACTGTCAGGAGACCTGCTGTGAGCCCACCGTTTGCCAGCCAACTTGCTACCAGCAAGCTTCTTGCGTCTCCGTCCCTAGCCAGGTGACTTGCTCTCGCCAAACGACCTGTGTCTCCAATCCCTGCTCAACTCCTTGCAGCCAGCCAGTCACCTTTGTCTCCAGTGCCTGTAAGCCCCTGGGAGGCATCTCCAGGGTCTGCCAACCTGTGGGCTGCATCTCCACTGTGTGCCAGCCAGTGGGAGGAGTCTCCACTGTGTGCCAACCAGCCTGCGGGGTCTCCAGGACGTACCAGAGGTCCTTCGTGTCTAGCTGCCGAAGAACATGCTAA